Proteins from one Sulfurovum sp. TSL1 genomic window:
- the guaB gene encoding IMP dehydrogenase yields MRIKKRALTFEDVLLVPQHSVVLPKEVCLKSNLTKRVTLNTPIVSAAMDTVTEYKAAIAMAHLGGIGIIHKNMDIATQAKQIMKVKKSESGIIIDPIFIGPDKTVADADALMGEYKISGVPVVDDELKLIGIITNRDMRFITDMSLKISDVMTKAPLVTAKVGITLEEAAKVLQQHKIEKLPIIDDNGVLQGLVTIKDIEKKEKFPNANKDQHGRLRVGAAIGVGQLDRATALVEAGVDVIVLDSAHGHSQGIIDTLKLIKKTLDVDVIAGNIATGAAAQDLIDAGADAVKVGIGPGSICTTRVVAGVGVPQISAIDEVAQVANKAGVPVVADGGIKYSGDVAKALAVGASSVMLGSALAGTYEAPGDMILFNGRQFKEYRGMGSIGAMTKGSTDRYFQEGTAADKLVPEGIEGRVPYRGRIADVVHQMVGGLRSSMGYCGSESIKVFWEKAEFVEITSAGLKESHVHDVTITKESPNYSS; encoded by the coding sequence ATGAGAATTAAAAAAAGAGCATTGACATTTGAAGATGTATTACTAGTACCACAACATTCAGTTGTGCTTCCTAAAGAAGTTTGTTTAAAAAGTAACTTGACCAAACGTGTCACATTGAATACACCTATCGTTTCTGCAGCGATGGATACCGTAACTGAGTACAAAGCAGCGATCGCTATGGCACACCTGGGTGGTATCGGGATCATTCATAAAAATATGGACATAGCAACACAGGCAAAGCAAATCATGAAAGTAAAGAAGTCTGAGAGCGGTATTATCATTGACCCAATATTCATAGGTCCCGATAAGACAGTGGCAGATGCGGATGCATTGATGGGCGAATATAAGATCTCCGGTGTACCTGTAGTGGATGATGAGTTGAAACTTATAGGGATCATCACAAACCGTGATATGCGTTTTATCACTGATATGAGTTTGAAAATTTCCGATGTCATGACAAAGGCACCTTTGGTAACGGCAAAAGTAGGTATCACTCTGGAGGAAGCAGCAAAGGTACTTCAACAGCATAAGATAGAAAAACTGCCTATCATCGATGACAATGGCGTACTTCAGGGTCTTGTGACCATTAAAGATATCGAGAAAAAAGAGAAGTTCCCTAATGCAAATAAAGATCAGCATGGACGTTTAAGGGTAGGTGCAGCGATCGGTGTAGGTCAGCTTGATCGTGCGACTGCACTGGTAGAAGCTGGGGTAGATGTGATCGTACTTGATTCGGCACACGGGCATTCACAAGGTATCATCGATACACTTAAACTCATTAAAAAAACACTTGATGTCGATGTGATTGCAGGGAATATTGCAACTGGGGCAGCTGCACAAGATCTTATCGATGCAGGTGCTGATGCTGTTAAAGTGGGTATCGGACCGGGGTCAATCTGTACGACTCGTGTCGTTGCAGGTGTGGGTGTACCTCAGATCTCTGCGATTGATGAAGTGGCACAGGTTGCAAACAAAGCGGGTGTACCTGTGGTCGCTGATGGGGGTATCAAATATTCTGGAGATGTTGCAAAGGCTTTGGCTGTAGGTGCCAGCTCGGTAATGTTGGGTTCTGCCCTTGCGGGAACCTATGAAGCACCGGGTGATATGATACTCTTTAACGGAAGACAGTTTAAAGAGTATAGAGGTATGGGAAGTATCGGTGCGATGACCAAAGGAAGTACAGACCGTTACTTCCAGGAAGGTACAGCTGCAGATAAACTTGTACCCGAAGGGATCGAAGGACGTGTGCCTTACAGAGGACGCATTGCCGATGTTGTACACCAAATGGTAGGTGGACTCCGTTCATCGATGGGATACTGCGGTTCGGAATCGATCAAAGTATTCTGGGAAAAAGCGGAATTTGTTGAAATTACCTCTGCCGGGCTTAAAGAGAGTCATGTGCATGATGTAACGATCACCAAAGAATCTCCAAACTATTCTTCTTAA